The Anabaena sp. WA102 genome contains a region encoding:
- a CDS encoding type II toxin-antitoxin system Phd/YefM family antitoxin, with amino-acid sequence MIYLSATEAKQNFTEFLDKAQKEPITIQRQEQDLVVVLSVLEYQRLTKLLKNEFQGFCDQVGKNAEVKGMTEEKLKEILESDD; translated from the coding sequence ATGATTTACCTGTCTGCTACGGAAGCAAAACAAAATTTTACAGAATTTTTAGATAAAGCTCAAAAAGAACCAATAACCATTCAACGTCAGGAACAAGATTTAGTTGTAGTGCTATCTGTCTTAGAGTATCAAAGATTAACTAAATTACTAAAAAATGAGTTTCAGGGATTTTGTGATCAAGTTGGTAAAAATGCCGAAGTAAAAGGTATGACAGAAGAAAAGCTCAAGGAAATTCTTGAAAGTGATGATTGA
- the cysH gene encoding phosphoadenosine phosphosulfate reductase → MTTSIAFDLASLNQQFETATPTEILAWSVKNIPTGLVQTSAFNVDDIILTHIFYSELQHPVPVIFLDTLYHFPQTLELVAKAKEIYNLDLKTYKTPDVDSREAFAAKFGEALWDTDITKFHDITKIEPLQRGLDELNTVGWITGRRRDQAVTRATMPVFELDGKGRLKINPLATWTRKQSWAYVAEHKVIYNPLHDQGYPSIGDEPITTKVGEGEDERAGRWRGSEKTECGIHI, encoded by the coding sequence ATGACAACTTCTATCGCCTTTGACTTAGCATCACTAAATCAGCAATTTGAAACTGCAACCCCTACAGAAATCCTAGCCTGGTCTGTAAAGAACATCCCCACAGGATTAGTCCAAACTAGTGCCTTCAACGTTGATGACATCATCTTGACACACATTTTTTATAGCGAACTTCAGCATCCCGTACCCGTTATTTTCCTAGATACCCTTTATCATTTCCCCCAAACCCTAGAATTGGTAGCTAAAGCCAAAGAAATCTACAACCTAGATTTAAAAACCTATAAAACCCCAGACGTAGATAGCCGTGAAGCCTTTGCTGCTAAATTTGGGGAAGCCCTTTGGGACACAGATATTACTAAATTCCACGACATTACCAAAATCGAGCCACTTCAACGCGGTCTAGACGAGCTTAACACTGTAGGCTGGATTACTGGTCGTCGTCGGGATCAAGCTGTTACTCGTGCTACCATGCCCGTATTTGAACTAGATGGTAAGGGAAGATTAAAAATTAACCCTCTAGCTACCTGGACTCGTAAGCAAAGCTGGGCGTATGTAGCTGAACATAAAGTAATTTACAACCCCCTTCATGATCAAGGTTATCCCAGTATTGGTGACGAACCTATTACCACTAAAGTCGGCGAAGGTGAAGACGAACGGGCTGGACGTTGGCGCGGAAGTGAAAAAACTGAGTGTGGAATTCACATTTAA
- the sbcD gene encoding exonuclease subunit SbcD, with translation MKILHLSDIHIGSGFCHGRVNPATGLNTRLEDFVKTLSLCIDRAIADHVDLVLFGGDAFPNATPAPYVQEAFANQFRRLVDADIPTVLLVGNHDQHSQGLGGASLNIYRTLGVPGFVVGDTLTTHRLSTQKGDVQIITLPWLTRSTLMTRQETQGSSLAEVNQLLTDRLEVVIEGEIRRLDPNLPTVLLAHLMADNATLGAERLLAVGKGFTLPLSLLTRPCFDYVALGHVHKHQNLNKSNDPPVIYPGSIERVDFSEEKEDKGYVMIDLEKGKVNWEFCPLPVRTFRTIEIDLSKQDDPQKALLKGITKYDIQDNVVRLIYKLRSEQLDLIDNSSIHQALSIAHTYTIQAELASQLAKPRIPELSASSSIDPMAALKTYLNNREDLKEIMPSMLEAAQNLLTDDEGIYLVPQGGK, from the coding sequence ATGAAAATTCTCCATCTTTCAGATATCCATATTGGTAGCGGTTTTTGCCACGGGCGCGTTAATCCAGCCACAGGTTTAAACACCCGACTAGAGGATTTTGTGAAAACATTATCTTTGTGTATTGACCGAGCGATCGCTGATCATGTAGATTTAGTCCTGTTTGGTGGTGATGCCTTCCCTAATGCCACACCTGCACCCTATGTTCAAGAAGCCTTTGCTAATCAATTTCGCCGTTTAGTTGATGCAGATATCCCCACAGTCTTATTAGTAGGAAATCATGACCAACATTCCCAAGGTTTGGGAGGTGCAAGTTTAAATATTTATCGGACTTTGGGAGTACCAGGGTTTGTAGTTGGTGATACTTTAACTACTCATCGCCTTTCTACACAAAAAGGAGATGTGCAAATCATTACTCTCCCTTGGTTAACTCGTTCCACTTTAATGACTCGTCAAGAAACTCAGGGTTCTTCTCTAGCAGAAGTTAATCAACTCCTCACAGACCGTTTAGAGGTAGTTATCGAAGGAGAAATTCGCCGTCTTGACCCGAATTTACCCACTGTGCTTTTAGCCCATTTAATGGCTGATAATGCCACTTTAGGTGCAGAACGTTTATTAGCAGTCGGAAAAGGTTTTACTTTACCCTTATCTTTATTAACTCGACCATGTTTTGATTATGTGGCTTTAGGTCATGTTCACAAACACCAGAATTTAAATAAATCTAATGACCCACCAGTAATTTATCCTGGAAGTATTGAACGGGTAGATTTTAGTGAAGAAAAGGAAGACAAAGGTTATGTAATGATAGATTTGGAAAAAGGGAAAGTAAATTGGGAATTTTGTCCCTTACCCGTGCGAACATTTCGGACTATTGAGATAGATTTATCTAAACAAGATGATCCACAAAAAGCATTATTAAAAGGAATTACTAAATATGATATTCAGGATAATGTAGTGCGACTCATTTATAAATTGCGGTCAGAACAATTAGATTTAATTGATAACTCTTCTATACATCAAGCTTTAAGCATAGCACACACTTACACTATTCAAGCCGAATTGGCGAGTCAGTTAGCAAAACCTCGTATTCCTGAATTAAGCGCGAGTAGCAGTATTGACCCAATGGCAGCTTTAAAAACTTACTTAAATAATCGGGAAGATTTGAAAGAAATAATGCCCTCTATGTTAGAAGCAGCACAGAATTTATTAACAGATGATGAGGGAATTTATTTAGTACCCCAAGGAGGTAAGTAG
- a CDS encoding sensor histidine kinase, which produces MAKSRQSSFRQILVTRILLVFVPVLLVGEMVALNKARSSLLNTARQNLTESAVNKREKISDDIAALRSDLITASQTQVIKSGSPFQIEQFLKQLHKQLPTKINCLQFTHIKKGEIIASSCGIQEITPPGLSATSDDVDIQFILPSQSGKTGKRDKQNQLQLFLSIPIANQRGNLAYRLSIKTTLYQQNPNHPGSLTGLLVVIAEDGRVLAHPLPERIGTNIKNYADVERIQAIVKNALGGSNNSSNLSFVEGEELVTGFTATTKPITTRPSQRWIVLAVTSVENALFGLEEIKLILIVLTVGLIGASLLASFYLVPYLAGPVEELRDYAVNLHSHHAAQPIPRNFKIREFNQLAQALDQMVERLKDWAEELEIAWKEAKSANQIKSQFLATTSHELRNPLNIIINCVRLVRDDLCDSREEELEFLKKADDTAIHLLKIINDLLDISKIEAGKLSVTTVPLDLRQLLLEVINLQSVNVQHKGLQLICNIGDKPIPIKSDAIKLKQVLINIIGNATKFTDEGSIQITTNIYQHQHYVLVFIKDTGIGIDPGEQGKLFRPFVMVDGTTTRKFEGTGLGLAISRNLIELMGGKITLESLGLNQGTTVIIKLPLIDLALLPNPDKKDVVKNGVRS; this is translated from the coding sequence ATGGCTAAATCTCGTCAATCGTCATTTCGACAAATTTTAGTAACAAGAATACTACTGGTATTTGTCCCAGTTTTATTAGTAGGAGAAATGGTTGCCCTCAATAAAGCCCGTTCTAGTCTGTTAAATACTGCCCGACAAAATTTAACAGAAAGTGCGGTTAACAAACGAGAAAAAATTAGTGATGATATTGCCGCCTTGCGCTCCGATTTAATTACAGCCAGTCAGACACAAGTAATTAAATCTGGTTCACCTTTCCAAATTGAACAATTTCTTAAACAGCTACACAAACAACTGCCAACCAAAATTAATTGTCTCCAATTCACCCACATTAAAAAAGGTGAAATAATAGCTAGTAGTTGTGGTATTCAAGAAATTACCCCACCTGGCTTATCTGCCACCAGTGATGATGTTGATATTCAATTCATATTACCATCTCAATCTGGAAAAACTGGTAAAAGAGACAAACAAAATCAACTCCAGTTATTTTTATCAATTCCTATTGCTAATCAACGTGGTAATTTAGCTTACCGATTAAGCATTAAAACTACATTGTATCAACAAAATCCCAATCATCCAGGCTCATTGACGGGTCTTTTAGTAGTCATTGCTGAAGATGGTAGAGTTTTAGCCCACCCATTGCCAGAAAGAATCGGTACTAATATTAAAAATTATGCCGATGTGGAAAGAATACAAGCCATAGTTAAAAATGCTTTAGGTGGAAGTAATAATTCTAGTAATTTATCCTTTGTTGAAGGAGAGGAACTAGTTACAGGTTTTACAGCTACTACTAAACCTATCACCACAAGACCATCACAAAGATGGATTGTCCTAGCAGTTACAAGTGTAGAAAATGCCCTATTTGGTTTAGAAGAAATTAAACTAATTCTGATTGTTTTAACAGTTGGTTTAATTGGTGCAAGTTTATTAGCATCATTTTATTTAGTTCCTTATTTAGCCGGTCCTGTTGAAGAACTCCGCGACTATGCTGTTAATCTTCATAGTCACCACGCAGCACAACCCATTCCACGCAACTTCAAGATTCGGGAGTTTAACCAATTAGCACAAGCATTAGATCAAATGGTAGAAAGACTCAAAGATTGGGCGGAAGAATTAGAAATTGCTTGGAAAGAAGCTAAATCAGCTAACCAAATAAAAAGCCAATTTTTAGCCACAACTTCCCATGAGTTAAGAAATCCCTTGAATATTATTATTAATTGTGTACGGTTAGTCCGTGATGATTTATGCGACAGTAGAGAAGAAGAATTAGAATTTCTCAAAAAAGCTGATGATACAGCAATTCATTTATTAAAGATAATTAATGATTTACTAGATATTTCTAAAATAGAAGCTGGTAAACTTTCCGTAACTACAGTACCGCTGGATTTACGACAATTATTATTAGAGGTAATTAACTTACAATCAGTTAATGTCCAACATAAGGGACTGCAATTAATTTGTAATATAGGTGATAAACCTATTCCTATAAAATCTGATGCCATTAAACTTAAACAAGTGCTAATTAATATTATTGGTAATGCCACTAAATTCACTGATGAAGGGAGTATTCAAATTACCACAAATATTTATCAGCATCAGCATTATGTTTTAGTTTTCATAAAAGATACAGGAATTGGTATTGACCCAGGAGAACAAGGTAAACTATTCCGTCCTTTTGTCATGGTTGACGGTACAACTACGCGCAAGTTTGAAGGAACTGGATTGGGTTTAGCAATTTCTCGGAATTTAATTGAACTCATGGGTGGTAAAATCACCTTAGAGAGTTTGGGGTTAAACCAAGGAACAACAGTAATTATTAAATTACCTTTGATTGATCTGGCTTTATTACCTAATCCAGACAAAAAAGATGTGGTCAAAAATGGAGTTAGGAGTTAA
- a CDS encoding putative toxin-antitoxin system toxin component, PIN family, giving the protein MIEQRIVIDTNCFVSRLLTPKSITSQAVRYAFDFHQILVSAETLTELEMVLSRKKFNNYVSLEERQKFILYLKNLAEIVDITNHVQVCRDPKDDKFLSLAIVGNANIIITGDEDLLVLKCYQNIPILSPKDFLSQADQS; this is encoded by the coding sequence ATGATTGAGCAAAGAATTGTTATTGACACTAATTGTTTTGTGAGTCGGTTACTAACTCCCAAATCTATTACTTCTCAAGCAGTTCGTTATGCTTTTGATTTCCATCAAATTCTTGTTTCTGCGGAAACACTTACAGAATTAGAAATGGTTCTCTCTAGGAAAAAATTTAATAATTATGTCAGTTTGGAAGAGCGGCAAAAGTTTATTTTATATCTAAAAAATCTGGCTGAGATAGTTGATATTACCAATCATGTACAAGTTTGTCGAGATCCAAAAGACGATAAATTTCTCTCACTTGCTATTGTCGGTAATGCCAATATTATTATTACCGGAGATGAAGATTTATTAGTGCTTAAATGCTATCAAAACATTCCTATTTTATCACCAAAGGATTTTTTATCACAAGCGGATCAAAGTTAA
- a CDS encoding GNAT family N-acetyltransferase: MIKEHKPHYSLVWTHTIADVPQADWDALAMPLKTPFLEWDWLHNLEISQSVTANTGWLPNHLILWRDRTLIAAAPLYLKGHSQGEFVFDHQWAELASRLGIEYYPKLLGMTPFTPTEGYRFLIAAGENEEEITALMLHEIDSFCVKHRISGCHFLYVDPQWRPILESQGFTTWLHHSYIWENANFQTFDDYLTGFNANQRRNIKRERKAVEKAGLRLQALTGEEIPNSMFPLMYDFYADTCDKFGWWGSKYLTKNFFEQLHHNYRHRVVFFAAYNQEDPGQPVGMSFCLFKEDKLYGRYWGSFQDIDCLHFDACYYAPIEWAIAHGIQNFDPGAGGKHKKRRGFPATPNYSLHRFYNHRLGQIILPWVREVNQLEQKEMDAINAELPFK, encoded by the coding sequence ATGATCAAAGAACACAAACCCCATTATTCTCTTGTTTGGACGCACACAATCGCTGATGTTCCCCAAGCAGACTGGGATGCTTTAGCGATGCCGTTAAAAACGCCTTTTTTAGAATGGGATTGGTTGCACAATTTGGAAATATCTCAAAGTGTTACAGCCAATACTGGTTGGTTGCCAAATCACTTGATTTTGTGGCGAGATAGAACTTTAATTGCCGCTGCTCCTTTATATTTAAAAGGACATAGCCAAGGGGAATTTGTTTTTGATCATCAATGGGCAGAATTAGCTTCTCGCTTGGGAATAGAGTATTATCCAAAGTTGCTGGGAATGACTCCATTTACCCCGACTGAAGGCTATCGCTTTTTAATTGCTGCGGGAGAAAATGAGGAAGAAATTACAGCTTTAATGCTCCATGAAATTGATAGTTTTTGTGTGAAACATCGGATTTCTGGTTGTCATTTTCTCTATGTTGATCCCCAATGGCGACCGATTTTAGAAAGTCAGGGTTTTACAACTTGGCTACATCATAGTTATATTTGGGAAAATGCTAATTTTCAAACTTTTGATGATTATTTAACTGGATTTAATGCTAATCAAAGACGGAATATTAAACGGGAACGTAAAGCTGTAGAAAAGGCAGGTTTAAGATTGCAAGCATTAACGGGTGAGGAAATTCCTAACTCTATGTTTCCGTTAATGTATGACTTTTATGCTGATACCTGTGATAAATTTGGTTGGTGGGGAAGTAAGTATTTAACCAAGAACTTTTTTGAACAGTTGCACCATAATTATCGGCATCGGGTGGTATTTTTTGCGGCTTATAATCAAGAAGATCCAGGTCAACCAGTGGGGATGTCCTTTTGTTTATTTAAAGAAGACAAACTATATGGGCGTTATTGGGGGAGTTTTCAAGACATAGATTGCTTACATTTTGATGCTTGTTATTATGCACCAATTGAATGGGCGATCGCTCATGGTATCCAAAATTTTGACCCCGGTGCTGGTGGTAAACATAAAAAACGCCGGGGGTTCCCTGCTACACCGAATTACAGCCTGCATCGCTTTTATAACCACCGTTTAGGGCAAATTATCCTGCCTTGGGTGCGGGAAGTTAATCAACTAGAACAAAAAGAAATGGATGCCATTAATGCAGAGTTACCTTTCAAATAA
- a CDS encoding DEAD/DEAH box helicase codes for MAILHGTWVINHQNSYFFIWGETWRSSQVHTEVSAEIPLHPLAMDSVELNEWLELSNLSITSLIQPSSTTKQRIKSKPPTEIKLPIHSQIVSLPTYFSESNKSELTTISPVHSVSVDIDSPDSPSSQYLHPWKIEGFCLTPALAIQFLSSLPLSTTDNKAALLGADIHFWVHIYRWHLDLISRCKFLPTVEKQDSNLIAKWQILLDSAIDVTRLEKFSSQMPLACRTYQQTTENIAINLPLLPQELILSFLNHITDNQLRLMLGSQSPLEPRMMMSLPATLQQWLQGLINANNTIDAAGGDRLQTTLKAWTLPLQYQLTGKALFRTCFQLLPPENEEPDWILKYFLQAADNPEFLIAAATIWHQPVDTLVYQNRTIAQPQETFLRGLGLASRLYPIITPSLETASPEFCHLTPMQAYEFIKAVTWRFEDSGLGVILPPSLANREGWANRLGLKINAETPQEKSGRLGLQSLLDFQWHLAIGGQTISKVQFDKLVKLNSPLVEINGEWVELRPQDIKTAQTFFSSRKEQMSLSLEDALRISKGDTQVIEKLPVVSFEASGALAELIGALTNNQEIQPLTTPQSFRGELRPYQERGAGWLAFLERWGLGACLADDMGLGKTIQFIAFLLHLKEENVLEKPTLLVCPTSVMGNWQKEVKKFAPTIKVLEYHGDKRPKGKAFTEAVNKHDIVITSYSLIHRDIKLLKAVEWQIIVLDEAQNVKNSDAKQSQAVRQLETTFRIALTGTPVENRLQELWSILDFLNPGYLGNKQFFQRRFAMPIEKYGDTASLNQLRSLVQPFILRRLKSDKDIIQDLPEKQEMTVFCGLTSEQATLYQQLVDESLVEIESAEGLQRRGMILGLLVKLKQICNHPSQYLKLATLEKHHSAKLQRLEEMLDEVLAEGDRALIFTQFAEWGKLLKSYLEKKLEREIFFLYGSTSKKQREEMIDRFQHDPQGPPIMILSLKAGGVGLNLTRANHVFHFDRWWNPAVENQATDRVFRIGQTRNVQVHKFVCTGTLEEKINDMIESKKQLAEQVVGAGEDWLTEMDTDQLRNLLILDRNAVIEEDEL; via the coding sequence ATGGCAATTTTACACGGAACTTGGGTAATAAATCATCAAAATAGTTATTTCTTTATTTGGGGAGAAACTTGGCGTTCTTCACAGGTGCATACTGAAGTATCTGCTGAGATTCCTTTACATCCCTTGGCTATGGACTCGGTGGAATTAAACGAATGGTTAGAATTATCTAATTTATCAATTACTAGTTTAATTCAGCCATCTTCCACTACTAAACAAAGAATTAAAAGTAAACCACCAACAGAAATAAAATTACCTATTCATTCACAAATAGTTTCTTTACCAACTTATTTTTCAGAAAGTAATAAATCAGAATTAACGACAATTTCTCCCGTTCATTCTGTCAGCGTGGATATAGATTCTCCAGATTCTCCATCTTCACAATATTTACATCCTTGGAAAATTGAGGGTTTTTGTCTCACTCCAGCATTAGCAATTCAATTTCTCTCATCATTACCCCTGAGTACAACCGATAATAAAGCGGCTTTATTAGGAGCAGATATTCATTTTTGGGTACATATTTACAGATGGCATTTAGATTTAATTTCTCGTTGTAAATTTTTACCAACTGTTGAGAAACAAGATAGTAATTTAATTGCCAAATGGCAGATACTTTTAGATAGTGCCATAGATGTCACAAGGTTAGAGAAATTCTCTTCACAAATGCCTTTAGCTTGTCGAACATATCAACAGACTACCGAAAATATAGCCATTAATTTACCATTATTACCTCAAGAATTAATATTATCATTCCTCAATCACATTACAGATAATCAATTGCGGTTAATGCTTGGTTCTCAATCTCCCCTAGAACCGAGAATGATGATGTCTTTACCTGCTACATTACAGCAATGGTTACAAGGATTAATTAATGCAAATAATACAATTGATGCAGCAGGAGGAGACCGTTTACAAACTACTTTAAAAGCTTGGACTTTACCATTACAATATCAACTTACAGGCAAAGCTTTATTTAGAACTTGTTTTCAATTGCTTCCTCCAGAAAATGAAGAACCAGATTGGATTTTGAAGTATTTTCTGCAAGCAGCAGATAACCCAGAATTTTTAATAGCCGCAGCGACAATTTGGCATCAACCTGTAGATACATTAGTTTATCAAAATCGCACAATTGCACAACCTCAAGAAACATTTTTGCGAGGTTTGGGTTTAGCTTCTCGATTGTATCCCATAATTACCCCCAGTTTAGAAACTGCATCTCCCGAATTTTGTCACCTCACCCCCATGCAAGCTTATGAATTTATCAAAGCGGTAACTTGGAGATTTGAAGATAGCGGGTTAGGAGTAATTTTACCGCCTAGTTTAGCAAATCGGGAAGGGTGGGCAAATCGTTTAGGCTTAAAAATTAATGCCGAAACTCCTCAAGAAAAATCCGGACGTTTGGGTTTACAAAGTTTATTAGATTTCCAATGGCATTTGGCAATTGGTGGACAAACAATTTCTAAAGTTCAGTTTGATAAACTGGTAAAATTAAATAGTCCTTTAGTCGAAATTAATGGTGAATGGGTAGAACTCCGTCCCCAAGATATTAAAACTGCCCAAACCTTTTTTAGTTCTCGCAAAGAACAAATGTCTCTTTCTTTAGAAGATGCTTTACGCATTAGTAAAGGAGACACCCAAGTAATTGAGAAATTACCTGTTGTAAGTTTTGAAGCTTCCGGTGCCTTGGCAGAATTAATTGGGGCATTAACTAATAATCAGGAAATTCAACCTTTAACTACACCTCAAAGTTTTCGGGGAGAATTACGTCCTTATCAAGAAAGAGGTGCGGGTTGGTTAGCATTTTTAGAACGTTGGGGTTTAGGTGCTTGTCTTGCAGACGATATGGGATTAGGAAAAACCATCCAATTTATCGCTTTTTTACTTCACCTCAAAGAAGAAAATGTCCTAGAAAAACCAACTTTATTAGTTTGTCCTACTTCAGTTATGGGCAATTGGCAAAAAGAAGTTAAAAAATTTGCCCCGACAATCAAAGTTTTAGAATATCACGGTGATAAACGTCCTAAAGGTAAAGCGTTTACAGAAGCCGTTAATAAACACGATATAGTAATTACTAGCTATTCACTGATTCACCGCGATATTAAATTATTAAAAGCAGTTGAATGGCAGATAATTGTTTTAGACGAAGCCCAAAATGTCAAAAATTCAGACGCGAAACAATCACAGGCAGTGCGACAATTAGAAACTACATTTCGCATTGCTTTAACAGGTACACCTGTAGAAAATAGATTGCAAGAATTATGGTCTATTTTAGATTTCTTGAATCCCGGTTATTTAGGGAATAAACAATTTTTCCAAAGACGGTTTGCTATGCCAATTGAAAAGTATGGTGATACTGCTTCTTTAAATCAATTACGTTCATTGGTTCAGCCTTTTATTTTACGGCGATTAAAAAGTGATAAAGACATAATTCAAGACTTGCCAGAAAAGCAAGAAATGACAGTTTTTTGTGGATTAACTTCTGAACAAGCTACACTATATCAACAATTAGTAGATGAATCTTTAGTAGAAATTGAATCTGCGGAAGGTTTACAACGTCGCGGCATGATTTTAGGGTTATTAGTGAAGCTAAAACAAATTTGTAATCATCCTTCCCAATATTTGAAATTAGCAACTTTAGAGAAACATCATTCTGCTAAATTACAACGACTAGAGGAAATGTTAGATGAGGTTTTAGCAGAAGGAGACAGGGCTTTAATTTTCACACAATTTGCTGAATGGGGCAAGTTGTTAAAATCGTATTTAGAAAAGAAATTAGAACGAGAGATATTCTTTTTATATGGTAGTACCAGTAAAAAGCAAAGAGAGGAAATGATTGATAGATTCCAACATGACCCCCAAGGACCACCAATTATGATTTTATCGTTAAAAGCTGGTGGTGTGGGATTGAATTTAACTAGGGCAAATCATGTTTTTCACTTTGATAGATGGTGGAATCCCGCAGTTGAAAATCAAGCCACAGATAGAGTATTTAGAATTGGTCAAACCCGCAATGTTCAAGTCCATAAATTCGTCTGTACTGGAACATTAGAAGAGAAAATAAATGATATGATTGAAAGTAAAAAACAACTAGCAGAACAGGTTGTAGGTGCAGGAGAAGATTGGTTAACAGAAATGGATACAGACCAACTTCGTAACTTATTAATATTAGATCGGAATGCTGTGATTGAAGAAGATGAACTTTAA
- a CDS encoding DUF4346 domain-containing protein: MPKDLLLEDLTAIDYKLSHRHIDLDPNGYFIIYIDQKEGLIYAKHFTNVINERGLAVNPETGEVIPVRGKVERSHTTVFSARTAKELCIKIFEETPNCPVTLLDHAAYLGREFVRAEMALVSGKEYIQD; this comes from the coding sequence ATGCCTAAGGATTTACTACTCGAAGATTTGACAGCAATTGATTATAAACTTTCTCACCGTCATATTGATCTTGACCCCAACGGCTATTTTATTATTTACATAGACCAAAAGGAAGGATTAATTTATGCCAAGCACTTCACTAATGTGATTAACGAACGTGGTTTAGCCGTAAATCCTGAAACAGGTGAAGTGATTCCTGTTCGCGGTAAAGTGGAAAGAAGCCACACAACTGTATTTAGCGCACGTACAGCCAAAGAACTCTGTATCAAGATTTTTGAAGAAACTCCAAATTGTCCTGTGACTTTATTAGATCATGCAGCTTATTTAGGTAGGGAATTTGTTCGCGCTGAAATGGCTTTAGTGTCAGGCAAAGAGTACATTCAAGATTAA
- a CDS encoding RibD family protein — MMQHRPHTTVVLAMSADGKIADFRRSPARFGSMADKIHLGKQIAASDAVLFGAGTLRAYGTTMTITDAILLQQRKIANQHPQPVHIVISRSGNLNPDIKFFQQPVRRWLLTTSLGAYFWQERSEFEEVLVFETPSQEIDILAALEYFTSLQITRLAILGGGQLVASFLESNLIDEIWLTICPLILGGNIAPSPVEGTGFLSDLAPKLQLLEVSTVEQEVFLHYRIIP, encoded by the coding sequence ATGATGCAACATCGTCCTCATACCACAGTAGTTTTAGCCATGAGTGCCGATGGCAAAATAGCAGATTTTAGGCGATCGCCTGCTCGATTTGGCTCAATGGCTGATAAAATACACCTGGGGAAACAAATTGCTGCATCTGATGCCGTTTTATTTGGTGCTGGTACTCTTCGTGCCTACGGTACAACAATGACCATTACAGACGCAATACTCTTGCAACAAAGAAAAATAGCGAATCAGCACCCCCAGCCAGTTCATATAGTGATTTCCCGTTCAGGCAACCTGAATCCGGACATTAAATTTTTTCAACAACCGGTGAGACGATGGTTACTCACAACCTCTCTGGGTGCTTATTTTTGGCAAGAAAGATCAGAGTTTGAAGAAGTTTTAGTCTTTGAAACTCCTAGCCAAGAAATTGACATTTTGGCGGCTTTAGAATATTTCACAAGTTTACAAATTACCCGTTTAGCTATTTTGGGAGGAGGACAATTAGTAGCATCTTTCCTAGAATCTAATTTAATTGATGAAATCTGGTTAACTATTTGTCCACTGATTTTAGGTGGTAATATTGCGCCTTCACCTGTTGAGGGGACAGGATTTTTATCTGATCTTGCTCCTAAGTTACAATTATTAGAAGTATCCACCGTAGAGCAGGAAGTATTTTTACACTATAGAATAATCCCGTAG
- the psb32 gene encoding photosystem II repair protein Psb32, translating into MQQLLKQLFSNQKYVIRLIFPVLMMMMATSLFILPAAATGVYQIPSLTADTWILDQGDVISRLNEGQISKAFQDLAQKTGNQARIVTIHSLDYGETPESFAKGLFSKWFPTAAEQTNQVLLLVDTVTNKMTLLSGDNVKSLLTDSIAQSVVEETLGTALREGNKYNQGFLDVSDRLVAVLSGQPDPGPPEIKETVQVEGTFTKAGETDQGNATAWVVGLLIAATVIPMATYYIYLVFQKPPSQESEE; encoded by the coding sequence ATGCAACAGTTACTCAAGCAATTATTTAGTAACCAAAAATACGTTATTCGTCTCATTTTCCCTGTATTGATGATGATGATGGCGACTTCACTGTTTATTTTACCTGCTGCTGCTACTGGTGTATACCAAATACCCAGTTTAACGGCAGATACTTGGATTTTAGATCAAGGTGATGTGATTAGCAGATTGAATGAAGGTCAGATTAGCAAGGCTTTCCAGGATTTGGCTCAAAAAACTGGCAATCAAGCCAGAATTGTCACTATTCACAGCCTCGACTACGGAGAAACACCGGAAAGTTTTGCCAAGGGATTATTTAGTAAATGGTTTCCAACAGCGGCAGAGCAAACCAATCAAGTATTATTACTGGTTGATACTGTTACTAATAAAATGACTTTACTGAGTGGGGATAATGTGAAGTCATTATTAACTGACTCTATTGCCCAGAGTGTGGTTGAAGAAACATTAGGTACAGCATTACGTGAGGGTAATAAATACAACCAAGGATTTTTGGATGTGAGCGATCGCCTGGTTGCTGTGTTATCTGGTCAACCAGATCCCGGTCCACCAGAAATTAAGGAAACAGTCCAGGTAGAAGGAACTTTCACCAAAGCTGGAGAAACAGATCAGGGTAATGCTACTGCTTGGGTGGTTGGGCTATTAATTGCTGCCACTGTCATCCCAATGGCTACATACTACATTTATCTGGTGTTTCAAAAACCACCCTCTCAGGAATCTGAGGAATAG